In a genomic window of Rhopalosiphum maidis isolate BTI-1 chromosome 4, ASM367621v3, whole genome shotgun sequence:
- the LOC113556180 gene encoding uncharacterized protein LOC113556180 yields the protein MTSERNIPHLRDIFGGVDDTDGLPNELRRLDVKGDDRNSLGGVSAGGTDSAISVGSASEEDLLPVKGSKKKRHKGGGSRQTKCAATFEDDVKHLERHLSMKKTIRKKIMRDLQQAFVEDPDEFKVEDIPPEQLKAELNSRSLSFGMPGKKKGKMKSESNFLDFLRGGNDSTMTGRRYNADESDSGHGSPTRELDDDEPSIRKPSFWRRFTTKGARNKR from the exons ATGACTAGCGAGCGGAACATACCACACTTGAGGGACATATTCGGCGGCGTCGATGACACCGATGGTCTGCCGAACGAGTTGCGACGCTTGGACGTGAAGGGCGACGACCGAAACTCGTTGGGTGGCGTTAGCGCGGGTGGCACCGATAGCGCCATATCGGTAGGTTCGGCTAGCGAGGAGGACTTGTTGCCGGTCAAGGGGTCCAAGAAAAAACGGCACAAGGGCGGCGGCAGTCGACAGACCAAGTGCGCGGCTACGTTCGAGGACGACGTGAAGCACCTGGAACGGCACCTGTCGATGAAGAAAACCATTAGGAAGAAAATCATGCGAGACTTGCAACAGGCGTTTGTCGAGGACCCGGACGAGTTCAAGGTGGAAGACATACCGCCGGAGCAGCTGAAGGCAGAGCTGAACTCCAGAAGTCTAAGTTTCGGCATGCCCGGCAAGAAAAAAG GTAAAATGAAATCTGAATCGAATTTCCTGGACTTTTTACGTGGCGGCAACGACTCGACGATGACTGGCCGTCGTTACAATGCGGACGAAAGCGATTCTGGACACGGGTCACCGACCAGAGAATTGGACGATGACGAACCGTCGATACGGAAGCCAAGCTTTTGGAGACGTTTTACCACGAAGGGCGCGAGGAACAAGCGGTAG
- the LOC113556179 gene encoding ATP-binding cassette sub-family D member 3-like — translation MAPVLSKYVTQKNAIIGSAVAGVPLLLYVLKKYAFQNKKTVKRRAPENDIKYLIVDKSAETKNTNRAHVNARFIKQLFHILKIIIPGFTSPEFGFLLLVAASLVARSYSDIWMIQTGTVVETAIISMNTTLFKTQLLYFFAGMPIISLVNNVLKWSIGELKLRLRTRLSRHLYDDYLRGYTYYKINNLDNRISNPDQLLTADVDKFCDMFTDLYSNICKPFLDIIIYVYKLTSTLGFQTPSVMLGYLMVSGFILTYLRRPTGKMTVIEQKLEGEYRYINSRLITNSEEIAFYNGNNREKLTMLASFNKLTNHLRKFLEFRVYMGFVDNIIAKYIATVVGFYAVSIPFMNRNSSLANLSQNERFRNYYTMGRMLVKLAEAIGRLVLAGRDMTRLAGFTARVTEIMTVLSDLNKGHYVRTMLTDNNLLKEKKLVPNSGRIITKDNVIKFDKVPLVTPNGDILVEELSFEVTSGMNVLVCGPNGCGKSSLFRILGELWPLFGGTLTKPPKGKLFYIPQKPYMTLGTLRDQVTYPHTKEEMQRRRKTDADIANHLERVQLSYLLQRDQGWDTVADWMDVLSGGEKQRIAMARLFYHQPQFAILDECTSAVSVDVEGSMYQYCRDVGISLFTVSHRKSLWKHHDYYLQMDGRGLFQFNKIDSDTEEFGS, via the exons ATGGCTCctgttttaagtaaatacgTGACTCAAAAAAATGCAATCATCGGAAGTGCCGTTGCTGGAGTGCCTTTGTTACTTTATGTGTTAAAGAAATATGCTTTCCAAAACAAGAAAACGGTTAaaag gagAGCTCCAGAGAATGACATAAAATACCTCATAGTTGAT aAATCGGCAGAAACAAAGAACACAAATCGAGCACATGTCAATGCCCGCTTTATTAAACAActctttcatattttaaaaatcattattcctGGCTTTACATCTCCAGAGTTTGGGTTTCTCTTACTTGTAGCTGCATCACTAGTAGCCAGATCTTATAGTGACATATGGATGATACAAACTGGAACGGTTGTTGAAACAGCAATTATAAGTATGAAtacaacattgtttaaaactcaactattatacttttttgctgGAATGCCTATT ATTTCTTTGGTCAATAATGTGTTAAAG tggAGTATTGGAGAATTGAAGCTTAGACTTAGAACTAGGTTGTCACGTCACTTATATGATGACTATTTAAG AGGATATACTTACtacaagataaataatttggaCAACCGTATATCAAATCCTGATCAATTATTAACAGCTGACGTCGATAAGTTCTGTGATATGTTCACTGATTTATATTCCAATATCTGTAAaccatttttagatattataatatatgtgtacaaattaacatctACATTAGGATTTCAA acTCCTTCTGTAATGCTGGGTTATTTGATGGTATCTGGATTTATTCTAACTTATCTCCGTAGACCAACTGGTAAAATGACTGTAATAGAACAAAAATTAGAAGGTGAATACCGATATATTAACTCCAGATTAATCACTAATTCTGAAGAAATAGCCTTTTACAATGGTAACAACAGGGAAAAGCTTACTATGTTAGCttcgtttaataaatta acaAATCACTTAAGAAAATTCCTTGAATTCAGAGTGTACATGGGTTtcgtagataatattatcgcaAAAT atattgcTACGGTTGTAGGATTTTATGCTGTTAGTATACCTTTTATGAATCGTAATTCATCTTTAGCCAACCTTTCACAAAATGAACGTTTTCGT aattattatacaatgggTCGTATGTTGGTAAAATTAGCTGAAGCTATTGGTCGCTTAGTGTTGGCTGGCCGTGATATGACACGTTTAGCTGGATTTACTGCTAGAGTTACTGAGATCATGACTGTTTTAAGTGATCTTAATAAAGGACATTATGTTCGGACTATGCTgactgataataatttattgaaagaaAAGAAACTTGTGCCAAACTCTGGTCGTATTATAACTAAAGATAATGTCATTAAGTTTGATAAGGTGCCTCTTGTAACACCCAATGGTGATATACTAGTTGAGGAGTTATCATTTGAAGTTACATCAGGCATGAATGTGCTAGTATGTGGACCAAATGGTTGTGGAAAATCATCTTTATTCAGAATACTTGGTGAATTATGGCCTCTTTTCGGTGGCACCTTAACAAAACCTCCAAAGGgcaaacttttttatattccaCAAAAACCATATATGACATTAGGTACATTAAGGGATCAAGTTACCTATCCTCATACAAA GGAGGAAATGCAACGTCGTAGAAAAACTGATGCAGACATTGCTAATCATTTAGAACGTGtacaattatcatatttattgcaAAGAGATCAAGGTTGGGATACTGTTGCTGATTGGATGGATGTATTGTCTGGCGGAGAAAAACAACGTATTGCTATGGCTAGATTGTTCTATCATCAACCGCAATTTGCAATATTAGATGAATGTACAAGTGCAGTTAGTGTTGATGTTGAAGGTTCCATGTATCAATATTGTCGTGATGTTGGTATTTCACTTTTCACAGTCAGCCATCGGAAATCTTTGTGGAAACATCACGat tattatttacaaatggaTGGAAGAGGATTATTCCAATTCAACAAGATTGATTCAGACACAGAGGAATTTGGTTCATGA